The proteins below are encoded in one region of Hordeum vulgare subsp. vulgare chromosome 3H, MorexV3_pseudomolecules_assembly, whole genome shotgun sequence:
- the LOC123443694 gene encoding uncharacterized protein LOC123443694, giving the protein MDCSSSTRLPLALGACLHTASSSPPVFADDTGHATPPYLAASTGGGGCFSPRTITPPTSAVYFTEDEIARLRALLLAFDSPLSGVSTLTSSVAPLTEQEIGRFQCLLAPSVASSSTGSVGSATDPSGIVRPPSTHAGSVGSATDSSGIVRPPSTQVGTSPWVLDTGASFHMTPDSSTLSSTRPLDSPVHVLTAAGTSLPVTGRGTLSTSSFHVPDVAHVPRLTM; this is encoded by the exons ATGGACTGCTCTTCGTCCACGCGTCTTCCCTTGGCGCTTGGTGCTTGTCTGCACACGGCCTCGTCTTCTCCACCGGTCTTTGCCGACGATACTGGACATGCTACACCGCCATATTTAGCGGCTTCCACAGGTGGTGGTGGTTGCTTCTCTCCTCGTACAATTACGCCGCCTACTTCAGCTGTGTACTTCACCGAGGACGAGATTGCGCGACTTCGCGCCCTGCTGCTTGCCTTCGACTCTCCGTTGTCGGGTGTGTCTACATTGACATCTTCAGTTGCGCCCCTGACTGAGCAGGAGATTGGACGATTTCAATGTCTGCTAGCTCCATCTGTTGCTTCTTCATCGACAGGTTCTGTTGGTTCTGCTACGGACCCTTCTGGCATTGtgagaccaccttctacacacGCAG GTTCTGTTGGTTCTGCTACGGACTCTTCTGGCATTGtgagaccaccttctacacaggtAGGTACATCTCCGTGGGTTCTTGACACTGGAGCATCTTTTCATATGACTCCTGATTCATCCACTCTGTCATCTACTCGACctcttgattctcctgttcatgttctTACTGCAGCAGGTACTTCTCTCCCGGTTACTGGTCGAGGCACTCTtagcacttcatcttttcatgttcccgatgttgctcatgttcctcggctTACCATGTAG